CACCTAATTTACCAGTAAAATTGAATCTCATAAATGAAAAAAATGCACCAATAAGATTCCCAATTCCATGAAATGCTAGTATAAAATGATCCGGAATAAAAAAGAATGGGTATGAGAAATTTGAAATAAAATGTAATTTATTTGTTAAAAAGATACTCGTATTTACTTCTATCACTATCCCTACTACTATAAAACAAATAGCAATAACAACTTGTATAATTCCTAAAATAATGTAATACTTCTTTGCTTTCTTCATTGTTACAATATCAATTATTGCACTTATCAATTAAAGTTTTCACCCAGTCTGTAGCCTTTTCTACTTCACCATCAAACAATGGTCCTTCTTTACCTTTTACGTAGAACGGTTGTGGTTCTGCGATCATTTCTGCGCCCAGCTCTTTTAATTTTAATGCAATCTTTTTAGCAGCATCACCATGGATAAATAATTTCACTCTGGTATCAAAAGTTGCAGCTTTTATTTCTTTTAATTCGTTAGGGTTAAAATAATTAAGAAATGCCATCATTCTCTCGGTAGGTTGCCATCCAATAATAGGACTACCGACAATAATCAATTTAACGCCTTCTAAATATTTTGGTGAAAATTCATTAACCGAAATACAAATTGCATTTTCACCAAATCCCTTTGAAATAACTTCTGCAATTATTTTAGTATTACCAAAATTTGAGTCGTAAATGACTAATGATTTCAACGTTTTTACAGTTTAAGATTTACAAATTTATAAAAAAACAAATATGTTTCAAGTTTTATTATTTCACTTAATTCAATGTTTATTACATTTTACACATTGTTTTAAAAGTATTTGCGACTATTTAAATTTTGAGTTCAGTATTACTTGGAATGGTAAAATAAAAAACAGAACCTTTTCCAAATTCGCTGTTTACCCATATTTTCCCTCCAAGTATTTTAACAAATGCCTTAGAAATTGATAATCCCAGTCCTGCGCCTTCATAATTTCTAGAAAGAGATTCACTTCCCTGCCTGAACCTCTCAAAAATAATTTCCTGTTGATCTGAACGAATGCCTACACCAGAGTCTCTTACAAAGAATTCCAAATAATTCTCAGTTTTCTTATATCCAAACTCAATAAAACCTTGATTAGTAAATTTTATGGCATTTTTAATCAGATTAACCATAATTACACTAAGCTTTTCTTTATCAGTAAAAATTATTTCATTCTTTAAAGACAAGTCATTTATTATTGAGAAACGGATTCCTTTTTGCTCTACTTCAGGTTTCAAGAAATTATACAAATACTCCATTTGAGTATTAACTTCTGTTTCTGAAACATGAACTTCTATTTGTCCTGATTCAATTTTAGAAATATAAATAATATCACTAATAATATTTAACATACGCTGTCCGCTTTGCTCTATGATATCTATATATTCTTGCTGCTTTTCACCTGTAAGATTATGTCCTTTTAACAGTCCTGCAAAACCTAAGATACCATTCATCGGAGTTCGTATTTCATGGCTCATATTTGCAAGAAAAGCTGATTTTAACCGATCACTTTCTTCGGCTTTTTCTTTAGCTTTTAATAAATCTGTTTCTGCTTTCTTACTCTCTGTTATATCTCTATAAAAACCTTGAATTACTTTTTTTCCTTTTAATTCAACAACCACTGCACTTATACGAACCGGAATAAGTTTTCCATCTTTAGTAACTACCCCTGATTCTACGTTCTTTATTTTTCCCGCTTCAACATGCTTTCTAAATAGTTTCTCATATTTCTCTGGCTTATCAGTTGGCTGAACCTCCGAACGATTTATACCGATAATTTCATTCTTTGGTCTTCCAA
This genomic window from Bacteroidia bacterium contains:
- a CDS encoding flavodoxin domain-containing protein — translated: MKSLVIYDSNFGNTKIIAEVISKGFGENAICISVNEFSPKYLEGVKLIIVGSPIIGWQPTERMMAFLNYFNPNELKEIKAATFDTRVKLFIHGDAAKKIALKLKELGAEMIAEPQPFYVKGKEGPLFDGEVEKATDWVKTLIDKCNN
- a CDS encoding PAS domain S-box protein, whose amino-acid sequence is EKLLRKVLNTGISEAVDLIWPKADNIEYCYNVFAFPEFGRDGKVVSVMTISRDITKIKQAEKENLNNLKFFESMDRVNLAIQGTNDLEKMMSNVLETVYSIFNCDRVWLLYPCDPDSSTYCVPMEVSNPEYPGAKILNIEIPMSPEEAQNMREALASVMPVTYLNSQEKPIPTDKKFNIQSQMFIPIYSKHGKPWVFGMHQCSYPREWTVEEKNLFQEIGKRLSDSLSSLLILKDLRESEKKFHDLFDNAGDAILITDTNTGVIIDANKEAEILLGRPKNEIIGINRSEVQPTDKPEKYEKLFRKHVEAGKIKNVESGVVTKDGKLIPVRISAVVVELKGKKVIQGFYRDITESKKAETDLLKAKEKAEESDRLKSAFLANMSHEIRTPMNGILGFAGLLKGHNLTGEKQQEYIDIIEQSGQRMLNIISDIIYISKIESGQIEVHVSETEVNTQMEYLYNFLKPEVEQKGIRFSIINDLSLKNEIIFTDKEKLSVIMVNLIKNAIKFTNQGFIEFGYKKTENYLEFFVRDSGVGIRSDQQEIIFERFRQGSESLSRNYEGAGLGLSISKAFVKILGGKIWVNSEFGKGSVFYFTIPSNTELKI